In one Parageobacillus genomosp. 1 genomic region, the following are encoded:
- a CDS encoding sensor histidine kinase, whose protein sequence is MITEEWFRILIFVSVLLPLTSLIVLLLLSVGEKEIDYLQLENARVRLEKELQQSKYMQLHQQIQPHFLFNTLNAFISLARLGKNEEMIKGMEHLSLFLRYSYQSKEALIPIKEELAHTKNYLAIQKLRFGRKLTALVRVDKEAERALIPPYTLQTLVENAFKHGLEKKIGEKYIEITLSREGNWLYLRVCDNGNEGQAVSVEKGGIGLDNLRKRFNLLFDMPTRISLQKNTRGLTEALIVWPYVPGEEK, encoded by the coding sequence ATGATTACCGAAGAATGGTTTCGTATTTTAATTTTTGTTAGTGTACTATTGCCACTTACCTCACTTATCGTGCTCTTATTGTTGAGTGTGGGAGAAAAAGAAATCGACTATTTGCAGTTGGAAAATGCGCGTGTACGCCTTGAGAAAGAGCTGCAGCAAAGTAAGTACATGCAACTGCATCAGCAAATTCAGCCGCATTTTTTATTTAACACGCTAAATGCGTTTATTTCATTGGCTAGATTGGGAAAAAATGAAGAAATGATCAAAGGGATGGAACATTTGTCACTCTTTTTGCGATATAGCTATCAATCGAAAGAAGCGCTTATCCCCATAAAAGAAGAATTAGCCCATACGAAAAACTATTTAGCCATACAGAAACTACGGTTTGGCCGGAAATTAACAGCATTGGTGCGTGTCGATAAAGAGGCGGAAAGAGCACTAATTCCTCCATACACATTGCAAACGTTGGTAGAAAATGCGTTTAAACATGGACTAGAGAAGAAAATAGGAGAAAAATATATAGAAATTACATTATCACGCGAGGGAAATTGGCTCTATTTGCGGGTTTGCGACAATGGAAACGAGGGACAAGCTGTATCTGTAGAGAAAGGTGGGATAGGGTTGGACAATCTAAGGAAACGGTTTAATCTTCTATTTGATATGCCAACAAGAATATCATTGCAAAAAAATACGCGCGGTTTGACAGAGGCGCTTATCGTTTGGCCTTACGTGCCAGGTGAAGAAAAATGA
- a CDS encoding acetamidase/formamidase family protein: protein MTLIPCETSIYAFSKHHQPVKKVKSGETVVIETYDCFQNQIASNHTPFDSIDWNHINPATGPIYIEGAEPGDILSVKIETIRLKGQGVMAVGPGLGVLGERIPQFEAKIIPIQGNKAIFNEKIAIPLNPMIGVIGVAPSGEDVSCGTPGPHGGNMDTKLITTGATVYFPVFVEGALFALGDLHAAMGDGEIGVSGIEIPGEVTVTFHVIKGHSLKHPLLQNEEGIATIVSAKTLDEAVKQSVEEMVDLLLPHTDLTLNHLTMLMSAVGQTQISQVVDPLVTARFFVPRWVLEAYQIELFQS, encoded by the coding sequence ATGACGCTCATTCCATGCGAAACATCGATTTATGCGTTTAGTAAACATCACCAGCCTGTCAAAAAGGTGAAATCCGGAGAGACAGTGGTGATTGAAACGTATGATTGCTTTCAAAATCAAATTGCTTCCAACCATACGCCGTTTGACTCCATTGACTGGAATCATATTAATCCGGCGACAGGGCCAATTTATATTGAAGGAGCGGAGCCGGGAGATATTTTATCTGTCAAGATTGAAACAATTCGTTTAAAAGGGCAAGGAGTAATGGCTGTTGGGCCAGGACTCGGAGTATTGGGCGAACGGATTCCGCAGTTTGAAGCAAAAATCATCCCAATTCAAGGGAATAAAGCGATTTTTAACGAAAAAATTGCCATTCCATTAAATCCGATGATCGGCGTCATTGGAGTTGCTCCTAGCGGTGAGGACGTTTCCTGCGGAACACCAGGACCGCATGGCGGCAATATGGATACAAAGCTCATTACAACAGGAGCTACTGTATATTTTCCTGTTTTTGTCGAAGGTGCCCTTTTTGCGTTAGGGGATTTGCATGCAGCGATGGGGGACGGAGAAATCGGTGTGTCCGGCATCGAAATTCCAGGGGAAGTGACAGTTACGTTTCACGTTATTAAAGGCCATTCCTTAAAACATCCTCTTTTGCAAAACGAGGAAGGCATCGCGACGATCGTATCTGCCAAAACATTAGATGAAGCGGTGAAACAGTCGGTGGAAGAGATGGTGGATTTGCTTCTTCCTCATACCGATTTAACATTAAATCATTTAACGATGCTGATGAGTGCGGTTGGACAGACGCAAATCAGCCAGGTGGTAGATCCGCTGGTTACAGCCCGATTCTTCGTGCCGCGCTGGGTGCTCGAGGCATATCAAATTGAATTATTCC
- a CDS encoding helix-turn-helix domain-containing protein, with product MKVLVVDDEYLELEQLTYLVKRKYPYWEVYTAEDAAQAKKLAAVHLFKLAFIDIHLPGQSGLDLVHTLKQLHPMMTFIIITAYQDFEYAKRAIQLEVLDYLVKPLIESELDSALQKFIQKHPEALVKSSIIQEAIEYIHANYGQKISLHDIAEAIHVNPAYLSKRFTEETGMHFKDYVIHYRIEKAKELLIKRPDWPVARIAEETGFASQHHFSNSFRKYVGMTPTQYKEKYV from the coding sequence ATGAAAGTGCTGGTCGTGGATGATGAATATTTGGAGTTGGAACAGTTAACGTATTTGGTGAAACGGAAGTATCCATATTGGGAAGTGTATACCGCTGAAGATGCAGCGCAGGCAAAAAAATTAGCCGCGGTACATCTATTTAAACTGGCATTCATTGATATTCACCTTCCAGGACAATCGGGGCTAGATTTGGTCCATACGTTAAAACAGCTCCATCCAATGATGACGTTTATTATTATTACTGCTTATCAAGATTTCGAATACGCAAAGCGGGCCATTCAGTTAGAAGTGTTGGATTATTTAGTCAAGCCGCTTATTGAGAGCGAACTAGATAGCGCCCTGCAAAAATTTATTCAAAAACACCCGGAGGCGTTAGTAAAATCTTCGATCATCCAGGAAGCGATCGAGTATATTCATGCAAATTATGGACAAAAAATTAGTTTACACGATATAGCAGAAGCAATTCATGTCAATCCGGCCTATTTAAGCAAACGGTTTACGGAAGAAACAGGAATGCATTTCAAAGACTATGTTATCCATTATCGGATTGAAAAGGCGAAAGAGCTACTTATCAAAAGGCCGGATTGGCCGGTGGCACGGATAGCGGAAGAAACCGGGTTTGCCAGCCAGCATCATTTTAGCAACTCCTTTCGAAAATACGTCGGTATGACACCAACCCAATACAAGGAGAAGTATGTATGA